One window of Vicinamibacterales bacterium genomic DNA carries:
- a CDS encoding methyltransferase domain-containing protein, whose product MKIDLLEWICCPDCKSDLALAVTTGDATTVTEGTLACATCHASYPIVRGVPRFVRHDGYVGTFSYEWNKWSRVQLDPANGGRESEETFTEKTGFTPGDLRGKLVLDVGCGAGRFLDIASRWGARSIGIDFSFAVEASQANLGLRPNVDVIQADVFHLPFRDEIFDAIFSIGVLHHTRNTREAFLSLPRHLKSGGEIAVWLYYYTDPLYNRATDFWRRVVGGWPNGAIYAWSWLLCFLFSGLYRRPFMSRWPWGHLRRVLPVNTHPDWHWRVLDTFDWYSPVYQDKDCSPERVVNWCREGGLRGVELLTFPTSIRARKDPKGTLPLLKALPDLSNKRLVVFGAGAAGLLAFEQLQKIGIPNQVVAVCDNDPAKAGARFAGHTVRPFDDVPRDSYDHIVIASPGGLPAISAQLSQAGLVDKRDFFSLGFVENLTPLLRLASSET is encoded by the coding sequence GTGAAAATCGACTTGCTCGAGTGGATTTGTTGCCCGGACTGCAAGAGCGACCTGGCGCTCGCAGTGACCACCGGCGATGCCACGACCGTGACTGAAGGCACGCTGGCCTGCGCGACGTGCCACGCCAGCTATCCGATTGTGAGGGGCGTGCCGCGGTTCGTTCGTCATGATGGTTATGTCGGCACCTTCTCATACGAATGGAACAAGTGGAGTCGCGTCCAGCTCGACCCGGCCAACGGCGGGCGCGAATCGGAAGAGACCTTCACCGAGAAGACCGGCTTCACACCCGGCGACCTGCGCGGCAAGCTTGTACTCGATGTCGGCTGCGGCGCCGGACGTTTCCTCGACATCGCCTCGCGCTGGGGCGCGCGGTCCATCGGCATCGACTTCTCGTTCGCGGTCGAAGCATCGCAGGCGAATCTCGGACTGCGGCCCAATGTTGACGTCATCCAGGCTGACGTGTTCCATTTGCCGTTCCGCGATGAGATCTTCGACGCCATCTTCTCGATCGGCGTCCTTCACCACACTCGCAATACGCGTGAGGCGTTTCTGTCGCTGCCTCGGCACCTGAAGAGCGGTGGTGAGATCGCGGTGTGGCTTTACTACTACACCGATCCACTCTACAACCGCGCCACGGATTTCTGGCGGCGCGTGGTGGGCGGGTGGCCCAACGGCGCCATCTATGCGTGGTCGTGGCTGCTCTGCTTTCTCTTCTCTGGGCTGTACAGGCGGCCGTTCATGTCGCGCTGGCCATGGGGCCACCTCCGTCGCGTACTACCGGTTAACACGCATCCAGACTGGCATTGGCGTGTACTCGACACGTTCGATTGGTACTCGCCGGTATATCAAGACAAGGACTGCTCGCCCGAGCGCGTCGTCAATTGGTGCCGCGAGGGCGGCCTGCGTGGCGTGGAGCTCCTCACCTTCCCCACCTCCATTCGCGCGCGCAAGGATCCCAAGGGGACACTCCCGCTCCTTAAGGCACTCCCTGACTTGAGTAACAAGCGCCTCGTGGTGTTCGGGGCCGGCGCGGCAGGTCTACTGGCCTTCGAGCAGCTCCAGAAAATCGGTATTCCCAACCAAGTGGTCGCAGTGTGCGATAACGACCCGGCAAAGGCTGGCGCGCGCTTCGCGGGGCATACGGTCAGGCCCTTTGATGATGTGCCACGGGACAGCTATGACCACATCGTCATCGCATCGCCGGGCGGCCTGCCCGCCATCTCCGCGCAACTCAGCCAGGCTGGCTTGGTGGACAAGCGCGACTTCTTTTCGCTGGGATTCGTCGAAAACCTCACGCCGCTGCTCCGCTTGGCCAGTTCGGAAACGTAG
- a CDS encoding type II toxin-antitoxin system HipA family toxin → MDREILVHADLAGVPHLVGRLWARVRKNRETATFEYDAGWLRHARRFSLEPALKLGPGPFHTPADAPMFGAIGDSAPDRWGRALMRRMERRRSAKVGSVPRTLQEIDYLLLVDDEARQGALRFAEHEGGPFLREQGGTRIPPLVELPRLLSAAERVVDDEDTDEDLRLLVAPGSSLGGARPKASVREQDGSLAIAKFPHRDDEYDTVVWEAVALALARKAGLRVPAARLETVAGKSVLLLRRFDRDGRRRIPYLSAMSMLGARDTETRSYLEIVDALRQHGAAPREDIQALWCRMVFNILISNTDDHLRNHGFLYEGPGGWRLSPAFDLNPVPVDIKPRILTTAINEDDTTASLALAMAVAGYFELDAGKARALAGAVGHAVSTWREEGARHGLSTAALDRMASAFEHDDLRTARG, encoded by the coding sequence ATGGATCGGGAAATCCTCGTCCACGCCGACCTGGCAGGTGTCCCGCATCTCGTCGGACGTCTTTGGGCTCGTGTCCGCAAGAACCGGGAGACCGCGACCTTTGAATACGACGCCGGGTGGCTGCGGCATGCCCGGCGTTTCTCGCTGGAGCCGGCCCTCAAGCTGGGCCCCGGTCCGTTTCACACCCCCGCGGACGCGCCGATGTTTGGCGCCATCGGGGATTCGGCGCCGGACCGTTGGGGCCGGGCGCTGATGCGGCGTATGGAACGCCGGCGCTCGGCGAAAGTGGGGAGCGTCCCCCGCACTCTCCAGGAGATCGACTACCTCCTGCTTGTGGACGACGAGGCGCGACAGGGTGCGTTACGATTTGCCGAACACGAAGGCGGACCGTTCTTGCGCGAACAGGGGGGCACGCGCATCCCGCCTCTGGTCGAACTCCCGAGGCTGTTGTCGGCCGCCGAGCGCGTGGTGGACGACGAAGACACCGACGAGGACCTGCGCCTGCTCGTTGCGCCGGGCTCGTCGCTGGGCGGTGCCCGGCCCAAGGCGTCGGTGCGAGAGCAGGACGGCAGCCTCGCCATCGCGAAGTTCCCCCACCGCGACGATGAATACGACACGGTGGTGTGGGAGGCGGTGGCCCTGGCGTTGGCTCGGAAGGCCGGTCTCAGGGTTCCCGCCGCCCGCCTCGAAACCGTGGCGGGCAAATCCGTGCTCCTGCTGCGGCGTTTCGATCGGGACGGCCGGCGGCGCATTCCGTATCTGTCGGCCATGAGCATGCTGGGCGCTCGAGACACCGAGACGCGGAGCTATCTCGAAATCGTCGATGCCCTGCGACAGCATGGGGCCGCGCCGCGGGAAGACATTCAGGCGCTCTGGTGCCGGATGGTCTTCAACATCCTGATCTCGAATACCGACGACCACCTGCGTAACCACGGGTTTCTGTACGAAGGACCAGGCGGCTGGCGACTGTCGCCCGCTTTCGACCTCAATCCGGTGCCCGTCGATATCAAGCCGCGCATCCTCACCACGGCCATCAACGAAGACGACACCACGGCATCCCTCGCCCTGGCGATGGCGGTGGCCGGCTACTTTGAACTCGATGCCGGTAAGGCACGGGCCCTGGCTGGGGCCGTTGGGCACGCCGTCTCGACGTGGCGCGAGGAAGGCGCGCGGCACGGTCTCTCGACGGCGGCGCTCGACCGGATGGCGTCCGCCTTCGAGCATGACGACCTGCGGACGGCCCGCGGCTAG
- the asnB gene encoding asparagine synthase (glutamine-hydrolyzing) → MCGICGMFGRPDRAVVGRMAAAMVHRGPDDDGFHVDEHVALGFRRLSIIDVAGGHQPLTNEDGSLRLVFNGEIYNHLELRAELEARGHRFRTKSDGEVILHLYEEQGTTFVDRLNGIFAFGLWDSHARRLVLARDHHGVKPLYWSQTATSFLFASELKSVLASGLVSRDIDPEAAGQYLVYQAVPPPLSILQQVKMLPPGRVLIHEGDSPTIRIYWRPPTHQDDPVQSVDEAKALALGGLRDAVRRQMMSERPLGVFLSGGVDSSALVALASEHVTHPLKTFSVGFEGKDEAILTEWPWARLVAERYGTDHHQVVLSESMFRDALPHTFAAMDQPTSDGINSYWVSYAAARHVTVALSGTGGDELFLGYDRDRALLEASTLASPLATLPAGYVRRVARWLDRMPDTGLWPGAARLKHAARTFALLDAEFVSPRVIGIFEEAARDRMMAAALKARHGAFMHPTAFLRADVPPDPARPGEWISRLEQRAYLSYVLLRDIDAMSMAHSLEVRVPFLDPRYTEAMARIPVEMKVRDGIGKWVLKQALRDVLPDAVLFRPKMGFGLPYNVWMRRSLAPMVRDLLSPDRIRRRGVFDAVAAQALVDRFYAGDDAIWRQVWTLFAFEGWATAVLDARAEVRDDVAA, encoded by the coding sequence ATGTGCGGCATCTGCGGAATGTTTGGACGCCCGGATCGGGCGGTGGTCGGCCGGATGGCCGCCGCCATGGTGCATCGCGGCCCCGATGACGACGGCTTCCATGTCGACGAGCACGTGGCCCTCGGGTTCCGCCGCCTGTCGATCATCGACGTCGCCGGCGGCCATCAACCCCTGACCAACGAAGACGGCTCGCTGCGCCTCGTCTTCAACGGCGAGATCTACAACCACCTCGAACTGCGGGCGGAGCTCGAAGCGCGCGGCCACCGCTTCCGGACGAAGAGTGACGGCGAAGTCATCCTGCACCTCTACGAAGAGCAGGGGACGACGTTCGTCGACCGCCTGAACGGGATCTTCGCGTTCGGGTTGTGGGACAGCCACGCGCGGCGCCTGGTGCTGGCGCGCGACCATCACGGCGTGAAGCCGCTCTACTGGAGCCAGACCGCGACCTCGTTCCTGTTCGCCTCGGAACTGAAGTCGGTGCTCGCCAGCGGCCTGGTGTCGCGCGACATCGATCCCGAGGCGGCCGGCCAGTACCTCGTGTACCAAGCGGTGCCGCCGCCGTTGTCGATCCTGCAGCAGGTCAAGATGCTGCCACCGGGCCGCGTCCTGATCCACGAGGGCGACAGCCCGACGATTCGGATCTACTGGCGGCCGCCGACCCACCAGGACGATCCGGTGCAATCGGTCGACGAAGCGAAGGCCCTGGCGCTTGGCGGTCTGCGCGACGCCGTGCGCCGGCAGATGATGTCGGAACGGCCGCTCGGCGTCTTTCTCTCTGGAGGGGTCGATTCGAGCGCGCTCGTCGCGCTCGCCTCCGAGCACGTGACCCATCCGCTCAAGACGTTCTCGGTGGGATTCGAGGGGAAAGACGAAGCCATCCTCACCGAATGGCCGTGGGCGCGCCTGGTCGCCGAACGCTACGGCACCGACCACCACCAAGTCGTGCTGTCGGAGTCGATGTTCCGGGACGCGCTGCCCCACACGTTCGCGGCCATGGATCAACCGACCTCGGATGGGATCAACTCATACTGGGTGTCGTATGCCGCCGCTCGGCACGTGACCGTGGCCCTCTCGGGCACCGGCGGCGATGAGCTGTTCCTCGGCTACGATCGCGACCGCGCGTTGCTCGAGGCCTCGACGCTGGCCTCACCGTTGGCCACCCTGCCGGCCGGCTACGTCCGGCGCGTCGCGCGCTGGCTCGACCGAATGCCGGACACCGGCCTCTGGCCCGGCGCCGCCCGGCTGAAGCACGCGGCGCGAACCTTCGCGCTGCTCGATGCCGAGTTCGTCAGCCCGCGTGTCATCGGCATCTTCGAGGAGGCGGCGCGCGATCGGATGATGGCCGCCGCGCTCAAGGCGCGCCACGGCGCGTTCATGCATCCCACGGCCTTCCTGCGCGCCGACGTGCCTCCGGACCCGGCCCGGCCAGGGGAGTGGATCTCCCGATTGGAACAGCGCGCCTACCTGTCGTACGTCCTGCTGCGCGATATCGATGCCATGTCGATGGCCCACTCGCTCGAGGTCCGCGTGCCGTTTCTCGACCCGCGCTACACCGAAGCCATGGCGCGCATTCCGGTGGAGATGAAAGTACGCGACGGCATCGGCAAGTGGGTGCTCAAACAGGCGCTGCGAGACGTGCTCCCGGACGCCGTGCTCTTCCGTCCGAAGATGGGCTTCGGGCTTCCGTACAACGTCTGGATGCGGCGGTCGCTGGCCCCGATGGTGCGCGACCTGCTCAGCCCGGATCGCATCCGCCGTCGAGGCGTCTTCGATGCCGTGGCCGCGCAGGCCCTCGTCGATCGCTTCTACGCTGGAGACGACGCGATTTGGCGACAAGTGTGGACGCTGTTCGCCTTCGAGGGCTGGGCGACCGCGGTGCTGGATGCCCGGGCGGAGGTGCGCGATGACGTCGCCGCCTGA
- a CDS encoding glycosyltransferase, with protein MRVLHVLETLAAGGVETTFLNVLRHLSTAMTHDVLAFAGGALESEYRAIANRVTIARRTRDLEALLADGAYDVAHILFERCAERLLPLLVTRTATAVVYGKNYDFSGQWRTTEGFHWTPDDAMMAACDGVTFTTPALAAGYAPEETARGCVLGKGADVTPLLSIEPPAADARQRVLVIANPTPRKRLGDLVAALAIVRQTVPEAEIRVLGQGDPPEEARLRALAHQRGTAGAFDLAGVSRDVAAELRQARVVALCSGSEGVPTALLEAMAAGRPVVATDAGHVRSIVSDGVEGFVVPIGDVDAIADRLIRLLQDPALARQLGRRGRARARHHAVEAIAARLSTVLAAQAVRHAA; from the coding sequence ATGCGCGTGCTCCATGTGCTCGAGACCCTCGCGGCCGGCGGCGTTGAAACCACGTTCCTGAATGTCCTGCGGCACCTGTCCACCGCCATGACGCACGACGTGCTGGCGTTCGCCGGCGGCGCGCTCGAATCCGAGTATCGAGCCATCGCCAATCGCGTGACAATCGCGCGACGCACCCGCGATCTCGAAGCGTTGTTGGCTGACGGCGCCTATGACGTCGCCCATATCCTCTTCGAGCGCTGCGCGGAGCGGCTGTTGCCGCTGCTGGTCACGCGTACCGCCACCGCGGTTGTCTACGGCAAGAACTACGACTTCAGCGGCCAATGGCGCACCACCGAAGGATTCCACTGGACCCCGGACGACGCGATGATGGCCGCGTGCGACGGCGTGACCTTCACCACGCCGGCGCTGGCTGCCGGCTACGCTCCGGAAGAGACGGCGCGCGGGTGTGTGCTCGGGAAGGGCGCCGACGTGACACCCCTGCTGTCGATCGAGCCCCCCGCTGCCGACGCCCGCCAGCGAGTCTTGGTGATCGCCAACCCGACGCCACGCAAACGGCTCGGCGACCTCGTGGCGGCGCTCGCGATCGTCAGGCAGACCGTACCGGAAGCCGAGATCCGCGTGCTGGGACAAGGTGATCCGCCCGAGGAAGCCCGCCTGCGCGCGCTCGCGCACCAGCGCGGGACCGCCGGCGCGTTCGACCTGGCCGGGGTCTCGCGCGACGTGGCTGCCGAACTGCGTCAAGCGCGCGTCGTCGCCTTATGCTCGGGCAGCGAAGGCGTGCCCACGGCTCTGCTCGAAGCCATGGCCGCGGGGCGCCCCGTGGTCGCTACCGACGCCGGCCACGTGCGATCGATCGTGAGCGATGGCGTGGAGGGATTCGTCGTGCCCATCGGCGATGTCGATGCCATCGCCGATCGCTTGATCCGCCTGCTTCAGGACCCGGCTCTCGCGCGACAACTGGGACGCCGCGGCCGCGCCCGCGCCCGCCATCACGCCGTCGAAGCCATCGCGGCGCGGCTGTCCACCGTGCTTGCCGCGCAGGCGGTCCGCCATGCCGCGTGA
- a CDS encoding glycosyltransferase — MTPPTRVSVLLPVRNGLPHLRAALRSVLAQSFTAIEVILIDDGSVDGSGRVGLDSGDARVRVIPGGGLGIAHALNLGLAAATGEFIARQDADDLSAPDRFARLARYLDDHPEVAVVASQVDFIDDAGRPVHTPWTRAVAAQWDRARTPEEIGTLMPLTCCLVHGSVMARRSVLMARGGYDERLPVAQDYDLWLRLLPEHRFAKLDECLYSFRIHSKQISASHGSVQAEHAVTAKLRYLERVAPVPAAARVRIFGAGTGADIYRRALAASRWALAGPRERWDVAVFTDFNRLDADMHDAAAHEARPLRRIANFLVAGDSIGVVS, encoded by the coding sequence ATGACGCCTCCGACTCGGGTGTCGGTACTATTACCGGTTCGCAACGGCCTGCCCCACTTGCGTGCGGCACTGCGCAGCGTCCTGGCCCAGTCGTTCACTGCCATCGAGGTGATCCTCATCGACGATGGGAGTGTGGACGGTTCCGGCCGTGTTGGCCTCGACAGTGGTGATGCGCGGGTGCGGGTCATCCCGGGCGGGGGCCTCGGCATCGCCCACGCGCTTAACCTCGGGCTGGCCGCGGCCACGGGCGAGTTCATTGCGCGGCAGGATGCCGACGACCTCTCCGCTCCTGATCGGTTCGCCCGGCTGGCCCGCTACCTCGACGACCACCCAGAGGTGGCCGTCGTGGCGTCGCAGGTCGACTTCATTGACGACGCGGGGCGCCCGGTTCACACGCCGTGGACGCGGGCCGTCGCAGCGCAATGGGATCGCGCCCGGACGCCAGAGGAGATCGGCACGCTGATGCCGTTGACCTGCTGCCTCGTGCACGGCAGCGTGATGGCTCGCCGCTCGGTCCTGATGGCCCGCGGCGGGTATGACGAGCGGTTGCCAGTGGCGCAGGATTACGACCTCTGGCTGCGCCTGCTGCCGGAGCACCGTTTCGCGAAACTGGACGAATGTCTGTACAGCTTTCGCATCCATTCGAAACAGATCAGTGCCAGTCACGGTTCCGTGCAGGCCGAACATGCCGTGACCGCAAAGCTCCGTTACCTCGAGCGAGTCGCGCCGGTGCCGGCCGCCGCTCGCGTCCGCATCTTCGGAGCTGGCACCGGTGCCGACATCTATCGCCGCGCGTTGGCCGCATCCCGGTGGGCGCTTGCCGGGCCGCGCGAGCGATGGGATGTCGCCGTCTTCACCGACTTCAACCGGCTCGACGCCGACATGCATGACGCCGCCGCTCACGAGGCGCGCCCCCTGCGGCGCATCGCCAACTTCCTGGTCGCCGGGGATTCGATCGGGGTGGTCTCGTGA
- a CDS encoding glycosyltransferase family 4 protein, protein MRTGPIVHLTTFLQGGAGRAVTLLACAQRRAGHDVVVVTSRTPAPGYENYQEYLDTIAAAGCRLVQVDSLFKRDDGLNRAALDSTRAALQGQRPQLVHAHAAVPARIGLRLASRGCPVVQTMHGWSRHKTPDQVAQDLDIMREVDLVVFPSAAAAEELRAAGGSFRATAIVPCGIPVGAPAAPLPAGLEHLQRRRAQGARVLVTIGSLTRQKNHAVVIDALPPLVERHDVIALLVGEGPELPELRARTVDLGVSDRVHFAGYVAEASSVLAIADVLVQPSLTESFGIAVAEAFRAGVPVVANNIPALAELLAGGAYGWMFDGDDADDLVRTLDRGLRAPQSEVADMTARARRRFDDLFTERRMVDGYAQAFEQAHVARGAAANADPAAD, encoded by the coding sequence GTGAGGACGGGGCCAATCGTCCACCTGACGACGTTTCTGCAGGGCGGCGCCGGACGCGCCGTGACGCTGCTGGCGTGTGCGCAGCGGCGCGCGGGGCATGACGTGGTGGTCGTCACCAGCCGCACGCCGGCGCCAGGCTACGAAAACTATCAGGAATACCTCGACACCATTGCCGCGGCCGGCTGCCGGCTCGTTCAGGTCGACTCGCTGTTCAAACGGGATGACGGCCTCAACCGGGCGGCGCTCGACAGTACACGTGCGGCGCTGCAAGGGCAGCGACCGCAGCTCGTGCACGCGCATGCGGCCGTGCCCGCGCGCATCGGCCTCCGCCTGGCGTCACGAGGTTGCCCGGTGGTGCAGACGATGCACGGATGGAGCCGGCACAAGACGCCTGACCAGGTCGCGCAGGACCTCGACATCATGCGCGAGGTCGATCTCGTGGTCTTTCCGTCGGCGGCCGCGGCCGAGGAACTGCGCGCCGCAGGCGGATCGTTCCGCGCTACTGCCATCGTCCCGTGCGGCATTCCGGTCGGGGCGCCCGCGGCGCCGCTTCCGGCCGGCCTCGAGCACCTTCAGCGTCGCCGGGCCCAGGGCGCCCGCGTGCTGGTGACCATCGGCAGCCTGACGCGCCAGAAGAACCACGCCGTGGTCATCGACGCACTGCCCCCGCTCGTCGAGCGGCACGACGTGATCGCGCTGCTGGTGGGAGAGGGTCCCGAGTTGCCGGAGCTTCGCGCGCGCACCGTCGATCTGGGTGTCAGCGACCGCGTGCACTTCGCGGGCTATGTGGCCGAGGCCTCCAGCGTGCTGGCGATCGCCGATGTACTCGTCCAGCCGTCACTGACCGAAAGCTTCGGAATCGCCGTGGCCGAAGCCTTCCGCGCTGGGGTGCCGGTGGTGGCCAACAACATTCCGGCGCTGGCCGAGTTGCTGGCCGGCGGCGCGTACGGCTGGATGTTCGACGGCGACGATGCCGATGACCTGGTTCGAACGCTCGATCGCGGCCTTCGCGCACCGCAGTCCGAAGTTGCGGACATGACCGCGCGGGCCCGGCGGCGCTTCGACGACCTCTTCACGGAACGCCGAATGGTCGATGGCTACGCGCAGGCGTTCGAACAGGCCCATGTGGCGCGGGGTGCCGCGGCCAATGCGGACCCGGCAGCGGACTAG
- a CDS encoding polysaccharide biosynthesis protein: MTIPFTETELETLMDRPVCRLLTAADRGAFEGRRVLITGAGGSIGAELARQVARCQPAGLTLVDQSEFNLFQIEREITHAEPGVPLEVVLGDVTRRRLRAVCREARPDVVFHAAAYKHVTMAERAVCAAVETNVLGALQMAEAAREAGARFVLISSDKAATPRSVMGATKRLAELAVTTGADRSFQPIVVRFGNVLGSSGSVLAVMRQSIRAGQPVPVTDPAATRYFMTAGEAVSLVIKAERLSQRAETYWLDMGQPVAIGDLAARLMRIEAAAGHAPVPLQVIGLRPGEKRHEELTTQGIRMCRTSDPRIWVARQVTGDAAAIAAAVRRLQYRVARGDAAGTLTELAAAVPDYRVSPEAMQLARPRPLGRVERQARRA, encoded by the coding sequence ATGACCATTCCCTTCACCGAGACCGAACTGGAAACACTGATGGACCGTCCGGTCTGCCGCCTGCTGACCGCCGCCGACCGGGGCGCGTTCGAGGGGCGCCGCGTGTTGATCACCGGCGCCGGTGGTTCGATTGGCGCTGAACTGGCGCGGCAAGTCGCGCGCTGCCAGCCGGCGGGGTTGACGCTCGTCGATCAGTCCGAGTTCAACCTGTTCCAGATCGAACGTGAGATCACACACGCCGAGCCGGGTGTGCCGCTCGAAGTCGTGCTGGGCGACGTGACGCGCCGCCGCCTGCGCGCGGTCTGCCGGGAGGCGCGGCCCGACGTGGTCTTTCACGCCGCGGCCTACAAGCACGTGACCATGGCGGAGCGCGCGGTGTGCGCCGCGGTTGAGACCAACGTGCTCGGCGCGCTGCAGATGGCTGAAGCGGCCCGGGAGGCCGGTGCGCGGTTCGTGCTGATCTCGTCGGACAAGGCGGCCACGCCTCGCAGTGTGATGGGGGCCACCAAGCGACTGGCTGAGCTCGCGGTGACCACAGGCGCCGACCGCAGCTTTCAGCCGATCGTGGTCCGCTTCGGGAACGTGCTGGGCAGCAGTGGCAGCGTGCTGGCAGTCATGCGCCAGAGCATCCGAGCCGGGCAGCCCGTGCCGGTGACCGATCCGGCCGCCACCCGCTACTTCATGACGGCCGGCGAGGCCGTGTCGCTGGTCATCAAGGCCGAGCGGCTGTCGCAGCGGGCCGAAACCTATTGGCTCGACATGGGGCAGCCGGTCGCCATTGGCGATCTGGCCGCGCGCCTGATGCGGATCGAGGCGGCGGCCGGCCATGCGCCCGTGCCGCTGCAGGTGATCGGCTTGCGACCGGGCGAGAAGCGGCACGAGGAGCTCACCACACAGGGCATCCGGATGTGCCGCACCAGCGACCCGCGAATATGGGTGGCCCGCCAGGTGACCGGCGACGCGGCGGCCATCGCCGCGGCCGTGCGTCGCCTCCAGTACCGCGTGGCTCGCGGTGACGCGGCGGGAACGCTGACCGAGCTGGCGGCGGCCGTGCCGGATTACCGCGTGAGTCCGGAGGCCATGCAGCTGGCGCGCCCGCGACCGCTCGGGCGAGTGGAGCGTCAGGCGCGGCGCGCGTAG
- a CDS encoding OmpA family protein, producing MRRRARHPVGAGAPSRDRWMVPYADLVTLLFALFTALYAVAAADAGRLPELAQGLRQAVGAPLPPPPSDGLLGQGPALVGPALPAQPDPDVRMAIEHALAADLTSGRLELIEDRRGLVLAIPEAFSFATGRADLAPDAETLLARVATVMAQLPSAIRIEGHTDNTPIRTERFTSNFELSTARATQVIAFFIGQGGIAPDRLSAAGYSEFHPRASNEAAEGRARNRRVDIVILNPATETSDEP from the coding sequence GTGAGACGACGGGCGCGGCATCCAGTCGGCGCCGGCGCCCCATCCCGAGACCGGTGGATGGTGCCGTATGCGGATCTGGTCACGTTGTTGTTCGCGCTCTTCACCGCGCTGTACGCCGTCGCGGCGGCGGACGCGGGGCGGCTGCCGGAACTGGCCCAGGGCCTGCGCCAGGCCGTGGGCGCCCCACTGCCGCCGCCTCCGAGCGACGGGTTGCTGGGGCAGGGGCCGGCGCTGGTCGGCCCGGCGTTGCCGGCGCAGCCCGACCCGGACGTGCGGATGGCCATCGAACACGCGCTTGCCGCCGACCTGACGTCGGGGCGCCTCGAACTCATCGAAGACCGCCGGGGACTCGTGCTGGCCATTCCCGAGGCGTTCTCATTCGCGACCGGCCGTGCCGACCTCGCGCCGGATGCCGAGACGCTGCTGGCCCGCGTGGCCACGGTCATGGCACAACTGCCCAGCGCCATTCGCATTGAAGGGCACACCGACAACACACCCATCCGCACGGAGCGGTTCACGTCGAACTTCGAGTTGTCCACCGCCCGCGCCACGCAAGTCATCGCGTTCTTCATTGGGCAAGGCGGCATTGCACCGGACCGCTTGTCGGCGGCGGGCTATTCGGAGTTTCACCCCCGCGCCTCCAACGAAGCCGCCGAGGGCCGTGCCCGCAACCGGCGGGTCGATATCGTGATCTTGAACCCCGCCACTGAAACGTCGGACGAACCATGA
- a CDS encoding MotA/TolQ/ExbB proton channel family protein produces MSLRPRPRRDRVAILSLGLTAAVIGVAQWADGGRWYALVQPTAALVVFGGTAAALMLSFPWSRLVRTGAALSKVFRVMPDAQSALITRFEHYAARVVRRGPASLESDLAAADDPFLARALGLVVDGQPVEEIRQALTTFSHAREDADEECALVLETAAGYAPTLGILGAVLGLIRVMENLATPAGVGGGIAVAFVATVYGVGSANLVLLPLASRLRVMSRTAALHRELIIEGAVVLRRAAHPRMVEEYLAGFLRSRHEPSRGAA; encoded by the coding sequence ATGAGCCTGCGCCCGCGGCCCCGTCGCGATCGGGTCGCAATCCTGAGCCTCGGATTGACGGCCGCCGTGATTGGCGTGGCGCAGTGGGCCGATGGCGGGCGCTGGTACGCGCTCGTGCAGCCGACCGCCGCCCTCGTGGTGTTTGGCGGCACGGCGGCGGCGCTGATGTTGAGCTTTCCGTGGTCGCGCCTGGTCCGGACGGGAGCGGCGTTATCGAAGGTCTTCCGCGTGATGCCTGACGCCCAATCGGCGCTGATCACCCGATTCGAGCACTACGCGGCCCGGGTGGTCCGCCGCGGGCCGGCGTCGCTCGAGTCCGACCTCGCCGCCGCGGACGATCCCTTTCTCGCGCGCGCCCTCGGCCTGGTCGTCGACGGCCAGCCGGTGGAGGAGATCAGGCAGGCCCTCACTACTTTCAGCCATGCCCGTGAAGACGCCGACGAAGAGTGCGCCCTCGTGCTGGAGACAGCGGCCGGTTACGCCCCGACCCTGGGCATTCTGGGCGCGGTGCTCGGGTTGATCCGTGTCATGGAAAATCTTGCGACCCCGGCCGGTGTCGGCGGGGGAATCGCGGTGGCCTTCGTGGCCACCGTCTACGGCGTCGGGTCAGCCAACCTCGTCCTGCTGCCCCTGGCGTCGCGATTGCGCGTGATGAGCCGGACTGCCGCGCTTCACCGTGAGCTGATCATCGAGGGCGCGGTGGTGCTTCGCCGGGCCGCCCATCCCCGCATGGTCGAAGAGTACCTGGCCGGCTTTCTGCGGTCGCGACACGAACCGTCACGGGGGGCGGCGTGA